One window of the Ananas comosus cultivar F153 linkage group 21, ASM154086v1, whole genome shotgun sequence genome contains the following:
- the LOC109726468 gene encoding heat stress transcription factor A-1-like — MEAENSSSAGGGGGGGAAPQPPVVPPFLTKCYDMVDDPATDATVSWSEGNNSFVIWDPHAFARDLLPKYFKHNNISSFVRQLNTYGFHKVDHDRYEFANEGFLRDQKHLLKTIVRRKPSHNAAQHPPSQAKNTSVNACIEVGKFGLEEEIERLKRDKTVLMQELVKLRLHQQSTDHELQSLRQRLQGMEQNQQQMMSFLAMAVQSPAFLAKLVQKSGNSNRWKTEANKKRRLPALEQGNNITYPESSSSDGQIIRYQPLVTESFNSSMPPSVPNSHISEQLQNMANSANNLSECGDFILPDYLEQLLASPPLDNGVGPDPESLGILDLSIDDFDFSEQDIQMEVAQDMVPDEINGGSQSRPEMDHVHGQL; from the exons ATGGAAGCGGAGAATAGCAGCAGcgccggaggcggaggcggaggcggggcGGCGCCTCAGCCGCCGGTGGTGCCGCCGTTCCTGACGAAGTGCTACGACATGGTGGACGACCCGGCGACGGACGCGACGGTGTCGTGGAGCGAGGGCAACAACAGCTTCGTCATCTGGGACCCCCACGCCTTCGCCCGCGACCTCCTCCCCAAGTACTTCAAGCACAACAACATCTCCAGCTTCGTCCGCCAGCTGAATACCTAC GGGTTCCATAAAGTCGATCATGATAGGTATGAGTTTGCCAATGAGGGATTCCTAAGGGACCAAAAGCATTTACTAAAAACAATTGTGAGGAGAAAACCCTCTCATAATGCCGCTCAGCATCCACCTTCACAAGCAAAGAATACATCTGTTAATGCGTGCATTGAAGTTGGAAAATTCGGACTCGAGGAGGAAATTGAACGACTTAAGAGGGACAAAACTGTCCTCATGCAGGAGCTAGTAAAGCTTCGGCTGCATCAACAAAGCACTGACCATGAATTACAAAGTTTGAGACAGCGTCTTCAGGGAATGGAACAGAACCAGCAGCAGATGATGTCGTTCTTGGCTATGGCCGTTCAGAGTCCAGCTTTTCTGGCCAAGCTGGTACAGAAGAGTGGGAACAGCAACAGGTGGAAAACAGAGGCGAATAAGAAAAGAAGGCTTCCTGCATTGGAACAGGGCAATAATATAACTTATCCAGAATCTTCTTCTTCCGACGGACAAATTATCAGATACCAGCCCCTAGTGACTGAATCATTTAATTCATCCATGCCACCATCAGTGCCTAATTCTCATATCTCAGAGCAATTGCAAAACATGGCAAATAGTGCGAATAATTTATCGGAATGTGGGGATTTTATTTTGCCAGATTATTTGGAACAGCTTTTAGCTAGCCCGCCATTGGATAATGGTGTCGGGCCTGACCCAGAGTCCTTGGGCATTCTAGATCTTTCGATCGATGATTTTGACTTCTCGGAGCAGGACATTCAGATGGAAGTGGCACAGGACATGGTTCCTGATGAAATTAATGGAGGGAGTCAGTCGAGACCTGAGATGGATCACGTACATGGGCAGTTATAG